Proteins encoded in a region of the Acidobacteriota bacterium genome:
- a CDS encoding peptidase M14, producing MRIAAALALTAVLFVMNALPQTPAELAELWEREHVVKKPASILRIKDVIDEVEALRKLGIRVNEVGRSVADRPIFQAEWGRGPLKVFMWSQMHGDEPTATPVLFDMLTIFHKNRDKEWVKQIEEKITLRVVPMLNPDGAELFIRRNLQGIDINRDAVDLKTPEGRVLKALRDSWQPEIGFNLHNQNYLTTVGATDKQAAISFLVVFGDEAKTLTPGHERNTRLVSAMYSALNQFIPGHIGRYGDDWTPTAFGDNFSAWGTPTILIETGGLHGRDEFYLAKMNFVAYITALRALADGSEARYSPSTYEFIPRNSSRRIFYFIFRGATVIERAKPAEAKPSDIAVNVERRRAGLATPGFVRSVGDLSSVTGLEEFDVSGYNVIGRYNPIKSGTFADLLFYKKGRQVNWTSPELETEFPPDAIFSLGRWLKGGEDVPKIKR from the coding sequence ATGAGAATAGCCGCAGCCCTCGCTCTCACAGCTGTCCTTTTTGTAATGAATGCATTGCCGCAAACGCCCGCCGAACTCGCCGAACTCTGGGAACGCGAGCACGTGGTGAAGAAGCCCGCATCGATCCTCCGTATCAAAGACGTTATCGACGAGGTCGAAGCATTGCGCAAACTCGGGATTCGCGTTAACGAGGTTGGCCGGAGCGTTGCCGATCGCCCGATATTTCAGGCGGAGTGGGGCCGCGGGCCGCTCAAGGTCTTTATGTGGTCGCAGATGCACGGCGATGAGCCGACGGCAACGCCGGTGCTCTTCGATATGCTTACCATATTCCACAAAAATCGCGATAAGGAATGGGTCAAGCAGATCGAAGAAAAGATAACGCTCCGCGTCGTCCCGATGCTCAACCCCGATGGCGCCGAGCTCTTCATCCGGCGCAACTTGCAGGGAATTGATATAAACCGCGACGCCGTGGACCTTAAAACGCCCGAGGGCCGTGTGCTAAAGGCGCTTCGCGATTCCTGGCAGCCCGAGATCGGTTTTAATCTCCATAATCAGAATTACCTGACCACAGTCGGCGCAACCGACAAGCAAGCCGCGATCTCGTTCCTTGTCGTTTTTGGCGACGAGGCAAAGACGCTGACGCCCGGCCATGAGCGCAACACGCGGCTCGTCTCGGCTATGTATTCGGCGCTCAACCAGTTCATTCCCGGTCACATCGGCCGCTACGGTGATGACTGGACACCGACGGCCTTTGGCGACAACTTTTCCGCCTGGGGCACACCGACCATTTTGATCGAGACCGGCGGGCTCCACGGCCGCGATGAGTTCTATCTGGCAAAGATGAATTTCGTCGCTTACATCACGGCACTTCGCGCACTTGCCGATGGCAGCGAGGCGAGATACAGCCCGTCCACTTACGAGTTCATCCCGCGGAATAGCTCGCGTCGCATCTTCTATTTCATTTTTCGCGGAGCGACCGTGATCGAAAGGGCCAAGCCGGCCGAGGCCAAGCCGTCCGACATCGCCGTCAACGTCGAGCGTCGCCGTGCCGGTCTCGCGACGCCCGGCTTCGTCAGGTCGGTTGGAGACCTCAGCAGCGTCACCGGGCTTGAGGAGTTTGATGTCTCGGGATACAACGTCATCGGCCGTTACAATCCGATAAAGAGCGGAACCTTCGCGGATCTTCTTTTCTATAAGAAAGGCCGGCAGGTAAACTGGACAAGTCCCGAGCTCGAGACCGAGTTTCCGCCCGACGCCATCTTCTCGCTCGGACGATGGCTCAAGGGCGGCGAGGACGTCCCGAAGATAAAGAGATAG